From the genome of Triticum urartu cultivar G1812 unplaced genomic scaffold, Tu2.1 TuUngrouped_contig_4281, whole genome shotgun sequence:
TATCAAATAAGAAAGCTTTTGATTACCTCATGGAATTGACATCGGCAATGAGGCTGGCAATTGTGCAAAAGATTCCACTGAGAAGCATTGTGCCAATGCCGAGCGGCTTCCTTCCGAAGTGCGGGAGGAGCATGGTAGTGAGTAGGTATGCGGGCATCTCAGCGAGAGAATTAACAACGACACCAATGTACATGTTGATTTTTATGTTGACCACATTGAGGCTTAGTCCGTAGTACACCACTGAGCAAAGGAAGCTGATCGACATCGAGAGCACAAGCCTAACACGAGTCGTCCGCGATTGTAACACATCTAGGATCGATGATGATGCCTGCTCAACCTTCTTATTGATATCGTCCTCATCGTCGAGCTTTAGCGTGATGTTGTCTGGGAAGCTTCTGCGGTTACTGGAAGCAATGTCTCGCAGGACACGCATTGCGTCATCGGTACGCCGGTGGGTAAGGTACCAACGCGGGGACTCAGAGATGAATGgaaggatgaaaaacatgaatgcaACAGAGGGAAGTGAGGTGACAACATAAAGGAGGCGCCAAGAGGACTGGCATAGCGCGGCGATGCCAGACAGGGCCGCGATGCCACTAGAGAAGAAGTAGCAAGTGGACATGCCCGCGGCACCACGGTAGGAAGGCCCGATGGGCTCCGTGGCAAGGACGAAAGAGCAGAGGCAAACACTTCCGGCGCTAAATCCAGTGAGAAGGCGGAAGGATGCATAAACCCAATAGTTTGGGGAGAGAGCTGTGAGGAGGCCGAAAACGGCATTGAGGAAACACACCACCTGGAGGGACCCCTTCCGACCGAGAAAAGAGTCTGACAGGTGTCCAAAGACACCGGCACCTACAACGAGCCATAGTATGATCAGTTCATGAAATAAtaacaagaaaacaaataaaaaaacTATTAGACTCAACCAGGTGTGGGTTGTGATCTAATTTACCCCAACCATTTCCTAATTAGGCTAATCCTAGTGAAGAAATATTGGGGTCCGTGTAGAGGAAGCGATGCAGATATCATCACTTATTTTTTAGAAGCATACGTCGATTAGTGTCATCCTCTGTTCTTTCCGTCTTTTCCCCCTAATAACCGTGTGCATAGTATGAGGAACTGAAGAGATAATGAGTGGCTAATTGTGTAGCATAAACACCAACTTGCTAATTTAAATAAAACCAACACCAATGGATGACAGAAAATACCCATTACTTGTTTAACATATTAATTATGGGCAGTGGTGCCGAAGTGTGTTGCCGGAAAAAGGCCGTCAAGATCTTATTCGGCAGAGCTTTCAGCCAGAGAATCGAGCTCTCGCGTCGACCGCTTCTCCCGTCGTTGTATCTGATTTCATCTGATGGTGCACTCACGAGCAAACACATCGTAACATAAACCAAGTTGCAAAGAAATGACTCCAACACGTCCTGGTGGGGACCGTCTCTCCAACATGTCCTGTGTGGCATGTATCCTATTGGGGATCACACACCGCTCGAGGGTCGCTCACATAAAATATTATCCTCTCCAGCGTTGTCTCCTACCTTTCTCCCTTCATCTGCATCTCCGCCCAAATGCCAAGTTCTCCATCCATATCGTCATGCGACCACGTGCGGCTGCCGGTGCTGGCCTTGTCGCACTAGCCATCGTCCTCTGCAGCACCATGCGAGCTCTGCCACCCTTAGCAACAACAAGGGGATCCAAGAAACACCGGTTTGCATCTTCCTG
Proteins encoded in this window:
- the LOC125527606 gene encoding organic cation/carnitine transporter 4-like, with protein sequence GARCAGSAAGWEWDQGSGSSTVAEWGLVCGERYKVGLVHAVFFVGSMIGAGVFGHLSDSFLGRKGSLQVVCFLNAVFGLLTALSPNYWVYASFRLLTGFSAGSVCLCSFVLATEPIGPSYRGAAGMSTCYFFSSGIAALSGIAALCQSSWRLLYVVTSLPSVAFMFFILPFISESPRWYLTHRRTDDAMRVLRDIASSNRRSFPDNITLKLDDEDDINKKVEQASSSILDVLQSRTTRVRLVLSMSISFLCSVVYYGLSLNVVNIKINMYIGVVVNSLAEMPAYLLTTMLLPHFGRKPLGIGTMLLSGIFCTIASLIADVNSMR